Proteins encoded in a region of the Quercus lobata isolate SW786 chromosome 8, ValleyOak3.0 Primary Assembly, whole genome shotgun sequence genome:
- the LOC115956041 gene encoding putative BPI/LBP family protein At1g04970 has protein sequence MKKTMAPTTILYILIGIASLFIPSPTQSQSHLQPNTDEAFTSIVISQRGLDFVKDLLIEKAVSSIVPLQLPKIEKSIKIPFVGSVQMVLSDTTIYQINVSESYAKLGDAGVSIIVSGATCNLSMNWYYSYSTWLVPVEISDRGTASVQVEGLEVGLTLGLGNQEGTLKLSLLDCGCYVKDISIKLDGGASWLYQGMIDAFEEQIGSAVESAITKKLKEGILKLDTFLQALPKEIPVDDNASLNVTFVNDPLLSNASVGFEINGLFTERKRDPVLGYHRENSKTSVFCPDSSKMVGISLDEAVFNSASALYYNATFMQWIVDKVPDQSLLNTAGWRFIVPQLYKKYPNDDMTLNISLSSPPLVIISEKNIDATINVDLIIDVLEADEVVPVACISLVIRASGLVKVAGNNLAGSVKLNDFTMSLKWSNIGNLRLYLVQPVMWTVIQTVFLPYANSHLVRGFPLPVIHGFTLHNANIICSGSRIMVCSDVIYTETNNLSQLLSIWVDKYRLLF, from the exons atgaaaaaaacaATGGCACCCACTACCATTCTGTACATCCTCATAGGCATAGCCTCTCTCTTCATTCCCAGTCCCACACAATCCCAATCCCATCTCCAACCTAATACCGACGAAGCCTTCACCTCCATAGTCATATCCCAACGAGGCCTTGATTTTGTCAAAGACTTGCTCATAGAAAAGGCTGTTTCTTCAATAGTCCCACTCCAACTGCCCAAGATTGAGAAATCTATAAAGATCCCGTTTGTGGGTAGCGTTCAAATGGTCCTCTCAGATACTACAATATACCAAATCAATGTTTCCGAGTCGTATGCGAAGCTTGGTGATGCAGGGGTTTCGATTATTGTGTCAGGGGCTACTTGTAATTTGAGTATGAATTGGTATTATTCTTATAGTACGTGGCTTGTGCCGGTTGAGATTTCGGATAGAGGGACTGCTTCTGTTCAG GTTGAAGGCTTGGAAGTGGGGCTTACTTTAGGCTTGGGCAACCAGGAAGGGACTCTGAAGCTTTCCCTTTTGGACTGTGGTTGTTATGTTAAAgatatttcaattaaattggATGGAGGAGCGTCCTGGCTCTATCAAGG GATGATTGACGCTTTTGAAGAGCAAATAGGGTCTGCGGTGGAAAGTGCTATTACTAAGAAACTTAAAGAAGGGATTTTGAAGCTTGATACCTTTCTGCAAGCTCTTCCAAAAGAAATCCCAGTGGATGATAATGCTTCTCTGAATGTAACTTTTGTAAATGACCCTTTGTTGAGTAATGCTTCTGTTGGATTTGAGATCAATGGGTTGTTcacagaaagaaaaagagatccAGTCCTTGGATACcatcgtgaaaattcaaaaacatcagtTTTCTGCCCAGATTCATCTAAAATGGTTGGAATTTCATTAGATGAGGCTGTCTTTAACTCTGCGTCAGCTTTGTACTATAAT GCAACATTTATGCAATGGATTGTGGACAAAGTGCCGGATCAGTCTCTTTTGAACACTGCCGGATGGAGATTCATTGTTCCCCAACTGTACAAGAAATATCCCAATGATGATATGACTTTGAAtatttctttatcttctcctCCACTTGTAATTATTTCAGAGAAAAATATTGATGCAACCATTAATGTAGACTTGATAATAGATGTTTTGGAAGCAGACGAAGTAGTGCCGGTTGCGTGCATCTCATTG GTAATTCGGGCCTCAGGTTTAGTTAAAGTTGCAGGGAATAACCTTGCTGGAAGTGTGAAATTAAATGACTTCACAATGTCATTAAAGTGGAGCAATATTGGTAATCTGCGGTTATATCTAGTTCAG CCTGTGATGTGGACAGTTATTCAAACGGTTTTCTTGCCATATGCAAACTCACACCTTGTACGAGGTTTTCCTTTGCCCGTCATTCATGGTTTCACCCTTCACAATGCTAACATTATCTGCTCAGGTTCAAGAATTATGGTTTGCAGCGATGTAATATATACAGAAACAAACAATCTTAGTCAGCTTTTGTCCATTTGGGTAGATAAATATAGGCTACTCTTCTGA